The following are encoded in a window of Candidatus Nitrosotalea sinensis genomic DNA:
- a CDS encoding transcriptional regulator, producing the protein MTRQRTIGMMIFVLAIVGFFLYAYLLMLSEWSPIVLQLSVLMAVGGILGVISWIGYNMATSRPSPSSLVTDDK; encoded by the coding sequence ATGACAAGACAACGCACTATTGGAATGATGATATTTGTCTTGGCAATAGTGGGGTTCTTTCTCTATGCCTATCTGTTAATGCTCTCTGAATGGAGTCCTATTGTTCTTCAGCTCTCTGTACTCATGGCAGTGGGAGGTATTCTTGGGGTTATATCATGGATTGGATATAACATGGCAACATCAAGACCGTCTCCATCTTCTCTTGTAACTGATGACAAGTAA
- the pyrE gene encoding orotate phosphoribosyltransferase produces MDFVKEFAIFLQKSGAIKFGNFRLSSGKDSAYYIDLRLVPSFPHQFRKMIKSLQSLISDKIGLDSFDYIASVPTSGLVIASALSIEAVKPLIYIRQKPKDYGTSSLIEGKIPEGSRVVLVDDVGTTGHSLLHAVKALKEAKMKIEHAFVIVNRLEDARKNLEQEGVKLYEITDILALANILHSEEMIDSQTIDRINSQMSKS; encoded by the coding sequence GTGGATTTTGTCAAAGAGTTTGCAATATTCCTGCAAAAAAGCGGTGCAATCAAGTTTGGAAACTTTAGGCTTTCAAGTGGAAAAGACAGTGCATACTACATAGATCTCAGACTAGTACCAAGTTTTCCACATCAGTTCAGAAAGATGATAAAATCACTCCAGAGTTTGATATCAGATAAGATAGGTCTTGATAGTTTTGACTATATAGCATCAGTTCCAACATCAGGACTTGTGATAGCGTCTGCTCTATCTATTGAAGCTGTAAAACCCCTTATCTACATAAGACAAAAACCAAAGGATTATGGTACATCCAGCCTAATAGAGGGAAAGATACCAGAAGGATCAAGAGTTGTCCTGGTAGATGACGTAGGAACAACAGGTCATTCTCTACTTCACGCAGTCAAGGCACTAAAAGAAGCCAAAATGAAGATAGAGCATGCATTTGTCATAGTCAACAGACTTGAAGATGCACGTAAAAACCTAGAACAAGAAGGTGTGAAATTATATGAAATTACAGATATTCTTGCACTTGCAAACATTTTACATAGTGAAGAGATGATTGATAGTCAAACCATTGACAGAATCAACAGTCAAATGTCAAAGTCCTGA
- a CDS encoding TenA family transcriptional regulator produces MNSLIQRIDKIIEEQSLLKHKFYVMWNEGKLSIDSLNGYSREYLQLVKSVPLFVDKIMTNSPGELKDAIALNRDEESEHIAPWMNFAQSLGVHQNDLSTYEGLDLTKQAVSNLSSLMNSFEGGAAAMYALEQEIPKISLTKIDGLRKFYGISDDRAIEYFRLHAEADIRHAALWRQVLEKTPASREDELVQIAIKSMAAQNMLLDSCYNAYC; encoded by the coding sequence ATGAATTCCCTTATTCAGAGAATTGACAAGATAATTGAAGAACAAAGTCTGTTAAAGCACAAATTCTATGTTATGTGGAATGAGGGTAAATTATCAATTGATTCACTTAACGGTTATTCAAGAGAATACTTGCAGCTAGTAAAATCGGTACCTTTGTTTGTAGACAAGATTATGACAAATAGCCCGGGTGAGCTCAAAGACGCAATTGCATTAAACAGGGATGAAGAATCAGAACATATTGCACCATGGATGAATTTTGCACAATCTTTAGGTGTACACCAAAATGACCTAAGTACATATGAAGGACTTGACTTGACAAAACAAGCAGTTTCTAATCTTTCTTCACTGATGAATTCTTTTGAGGGCGGTGCTGCAGCAATGTATGCTCTAGAACAAGAAATACCAAAAATCAGTCTCACAAAAATTGATGGACTGAGAAAATTCTATGGAATATCAGATGATAGGGCAATAGAATATTTCAGATTGCATGCAGAAGCTGACATTAGACATGCTGCTCTGTGGAGACAAGTCTTGGAAAAAACTCCTGCATCAAGAGAGGATGAATTGGTTCAAATTGCAATAAAATCAATGGCTGCTCAAAATATGCTACTTGACAGCTGCTACAATGCTTACTGTTAA
- a CDS encoding transcriptional regulator: MPEIWLSYGPTDVVLDVKAENLEKQIVPGGAPLSDSGIVSKLESLDMSKPTEFVILEHSKNIQKIISSLVEICVKKSLPKPKFLVDKPNLNSIKNIFADPEISISEFDSAQFSNANLVFINEMEFDGLFGYDTVSTKLLRRFGRDNMLEAYEKREGNLPMPGYDVSTMQVAKKFTDGFEISSIEIVANQTGIVDIAAGHPSSTFLLAKSLSSVATQESEKHKVAIISTGKETSNETLSRSLSSLWNCYNAIKDEGLAILLAECKGGLGSEAIQQYVEGRMNLDRLKSPSKYVDRMEDLLFLTEVRKKFGIGIVSILPYLYTKEKLGMIPFSGAKETLDYVLKTYGERQKIAIISDGSRILLR, from the coding sequence ATGCCAGAAATTTGGTTAAGTTATGGGCCTACAGATGTTGTGCTTGATGTAAAAGCAGAGAATTTAGAAAAACAAATTGTCCCTGGTGGTGCACCTTTATCTGATTCTGGAATTGTCTCAAAACTAGAATCTCTTGACATGTCAAAACCCACAGAATTTGTGATACTAGAACATTCAAAGAACATTCAAAAAATAATCTCATCTTTGGTTGAAATATGCGTAAAAAAATCGCTACCAAAACCGAAGTTCCTGGTAGACAAACCAAATCTGAATTCTATAAAAAACATCTTTGCTGATCCTGAAATATCTATATCTGAATTTGATTCTGCACAATTTTCTAATGCTAATCTTGTTTTTATCAATGAAATGGAATTTGATGGTTTATTTGGATATGATACAGTATCTACCAAACTATTACGTAGATTTGGAAGAGACAACATGCTTGAAGCATATGAAAAAAGAGAGGGAAATCTTCCTATGCCTGGTTATGATGTATCAACAATGCAGGTTGCAAAAAAATTCACAGATGGGTTTGAAATATCATCTATAGAGATTGTAGCAAATCAAACAGGGATTGTTGATATTGCAGCAGGTCATCCATCATCAACTTTCTTACTGGCAAAATCCTTATCCTCTGTTGCAACTCAAGAATCAGAAAAACACAAGGTAGCAATAATCAGTACTGGAAAGGAAACAAGTAACGAAACATTGAGCAGATCTCTTTCATCACTATGGAATTGTTATAATGCAATTAAAGATGAAGGATTAGCAATACTTCTTGCAGAATGCAAGGGAGGGCTAGGTTCTGAAGCCATACAGCAGTATGTGGAAGGTAGAATGAATCTGGACAGGCTAAAGAGCCCTTCCAAATATGTAGATAGAATGGAAGATCTTCTATTTCTAACTGAGGTACGCAAGAAATTTGGAATAGGTATAGTATCTATTCTTCCATATTTGTATACGAAAGAAAAATTAGGAATGATTCCATTTAGTGGTGCAAAAGAAACTCTGGATTATGTTCTTAAAACATATGGGGAACGACAAAAGATTGCAATAATTTCTGATGGCTCCCGCATTCTATTGAGGTAA
- a CDS encoding site-2 protease family protein, translating into MVSSHFRVIGFNQSPVVLQVEISGDNVTEQFRQLVQKLETKNILVRLESDSGRMFLLISRFEPPKSRRSWIPRALFAATIVTVMIDGYYRAVGMNSIVKGDDPFYVAVLYTASLIGILGIHELGHMIASKIHKLRISWPYFIPGIPVLGFVPTFGALIMSRGLIVNRNILFDVGISGPIAGLIIAIIVSTYGASVSPLIPTSQAQELAEKLGLVDLHSSVIMDATIALVGKHVPHQELVMSPVLLAAWFGFLITFLNLLPAWQLDGGHIARATFGIKWHRILTYVSIGILAATGYYIMALFVLIFSMRSMDVRPLDDISPLSKKRKKMFIIVMILAFLCAPLPFSILPQ; encoded by the coding sequence GTGGTTTCCTCTCATTTTAGAGTAATAGGATTCAATCAAAGCCCAGTAGTATTACAAGTTGAGATTTCTGGAGATAACGTAACTGAGCAATTTCGCCAATTAGTTCAAAAGTTGGAAACAAAAAACATTCTGGTTAGGCTAGAATCAGATTCAGGAAGAATGTTCTTACTTATTTCACGATTTGAACCTCCCAAGTCACGTAGGTCATGGATTCCAAGGGCACTGTTTGCAGCAACAATAGTGACAGTCATGATCGATGGCTACTATCGAGCAGTAGGTATGAATTCAATAGTGAAAGGCGATGATCCGTTTTACGTAGCCGTTTTGTATACAGCGTCACTTATTGGAATACTAGGAATACACGAACTTGGACACATGATTGCATCAAAAATTCACAAACTTAGAATCAGTTGGCCATATTTTATTCCAGGAATTCCAGTACTTGGATTTGTTCCAACTTTTGGTGCACTAATTATGTCCAGAGGACTAATTGTAAATAGAAACATACTTTTTGATGTAGGTATTTCCGGCCCAATAGCAGGCCTCATAATAGCAATAATAGTATCCACATATGGTGCATCTGTATCCCCACTGATACCAACTTCACAGGCTCAGGAACTTGCAGAAAAGTTAGGTCTTGTGGATCTTCATTCAAGTGTGATAATGGATGCCACTATTGCACTTGTGGGAAAACATGTACCACATCAAGAACTTGTAATGTCTCCTGTCTTGCTTGCTGCATGGTTTGGATTTCTCATAACATTTCTTAATCTTTTACCTGCGTGGCAGCTTGATGGAGGACACATTGCAAGAGCAACATTTGGTATAAAGTGGCACAGAATTTTGACATATGTAAGTATAGGAATACTTGCTGCAACAGGATATTACATCATGGCATTATTTGTCTTGATTTTTAGTATGAGAAGTATGGACGTAAGACCACTTGATGATATATCACCACTATCGAAGAAAAGAAAGAAAATGTTCATCATAGTCATGATACTTGCATTTCTTTGCGCCCCCCTGCCATTTTCTATTTTACCTCAATAG
- a CDS encoding TATA-box-binding protein codes for MPQTKPIVSIENVVASASIDQRLDLNIITQTFPDVEYHPDQFPGLVFRIKSPKTATLIFSSGKMVCTGAKSEEQSIKAVRSVVQILRKGGVKIKKDAVIVIQNIVASANLGGKIHLEQAARNLPRSMYEPEQFPGLIHRMLDPKTVILLFASGKLVCTGAKKESDVYRSVHNLHTLLEEKRLMIYES; via the coding sequence ATGCCCCAAACAAAACCTATTGTAAGTATAGAAAACGTTGTGGCATCTGCTTCAATTGATCAAAGACTTGATCTTAATATAATCACTCAGACATTTCCTGATGTTGAATATCATCCTGATCAATTTCCAGGTCTAGTTTTCAGAATAAAATCTCCAAAAACTGCTACATTAATTTTCAGTTCTGGGAAAATGGTTTGCACTGGAGCAAAATCAGAGGAACAATCCATAAAGGCAGTACGAAGTGTTGTACAAATTTTGCGAAAGGGAGGAGTTAAAATAAAAAAAGATGCAGTGATTGTAATTCAAAACATTGTCGCATCTGCAAATCTTGGTGGCAAGATACATCTTGAACAAGCAGCACGTAATCTTCCAAGAAGCATGTATGAGCCAGAACAATTTCCTGGATTAATACATAGGATGCTTGACCCTAAAACGGTCATATTGCTATTTGCATCTGGAAAACTTGTATGTACTGGAGCAAAAAAAGAATCTGATGTGTATCGCTCAGTACATAATCTACATACTCTTTTGGAAGAAAAAAGACTGATGATTTATGAAAGTTAA
- a CDS encoding polyprenyl synthetase family protein, with amino-acid sequence MDRKNFEINPLIKDFENYIGKVDLAIKQELELYSASEFFEPLQYALEGGKRIRPLILILSAESIGKCDQNAYSASCAVELLHTESVIHDDIIDNEILRRRKDPFHIKYGYNTSIITGDFVLGLILNISSRLDNARIGRELAITAMMMSEGEMLETRLETSEDVTFDDYVKVMEYKTATAFEAAAKIGAILGGGTEEQILALAEYGKNMGIAYQIRDDLQDWNNEDKLFNILIKKSSDPRVVFDKMEIMLNTYSKKAKTTLRKINEGPARTRLESLLDLTMLSV; translated from the coding sequence TTGGATAGAAAGAATTTTGAGATAAATCCGCTCATAAAAGACTTTGAAAATTACATAGGCAAGGTTGATCTTGCAATAAAACAAGAATTAGAGTTGTATTCAGCATCTGAGTTTTTTGAGCCTCTACAATACGCCCTTGAAGGCGGGAAAAGAATTAGGCCACTGATTCTAATCTTATCTGCAGAGAGCATAGGAAAATGTGATCAAAATGCCTATTCTGCATCATGTGCGGTTGAATTATTGCACACAGAATCTGTTATACATGATGACATAATAGACAACGAAATATTACGAAGAAGAAAAGATCCTTTCCACATAAAATATGGATACAATACAAGCATAATTACTGGCGATTTTGTTCTTGGTTTAATTTTGAACATTTCATCCAGACTTGACAATGCAAGAATAGGACGAGAGCTTGCAATCACGGCTATGATGATGAGTGAAGGCGAAATGCTTGAGACAAGACTAGAAACAAGTGAAGATGTAACATTTGATGATTATGTCAAGGTGATGGAATACAAGACTGCCACAGCATTTGAGGCAGCTGCAAAGATAGGGGCAATCTTAGGAGGTGGCACAGAAGAGCAAATTTTAGCTCTTGCAGAATATGGTAAGAATATGGGAATTGCATATCAAATACGAGATGATTTACAAGATTGGAATAATGAAGACAAGCTGTTTAACATATTAATCAAAAAGAGTTCAGATCCAAGAGTTGTATTTGACAAGATGGAGATAATGCTTAACACATATTCAAAGAAAGCAAAGACAACTCTAAGAAAGATAAATGAAGGTCCTGCAAGAACAAGATTAGAGAGTCTTTTAGATCTTACTATGCTTAGTGTATAG
- a CDS encoding NADH-quinone oxidoreductase subunit N produces MIDFTSTPIMLTLILGTIGMLIPVINVARKEKGSSVYGIITLGALLTSIGFVIYQIITKQITQSAIFSSNVLVDDKFGSFFAIAMLIVGIMTTVGSFNYMRNRANPAVYYSLILLSSIGMVLIAYSTDLVMLFVSWELMSIPTYVLAGYLKKDPSSNEAAIKYFLFGALSSGIIIYGISIAYGLTGSTNIEQVIAGFSHLSPDMMPLAILAVGMFIAGFGFKIGLVPFHMWLPDAYEGSPPTIAALLAAGTKKAGFAAALRVVIMGAIALNLHWAFALAVIAIVTMTVGNLAAIRQRNLTRMLAYSSIGQAGYILIGLSVAPISPIGIQASLFHILNHSVMKAAAFIAVAGIVTTLGVTHIEKIKGLGKKMPITAFGLTISLLALAGVPPLNGFWSKLMLFGSAIDAGHTVSWAPYLAIAGVLNSALSLAYYGWIIRKMYFEDDGEQKRVKEPKSVITVMIFSIIFIVGIGVYPDPIIQFAKSAVPIMSGLPAIH; encoded by the coding sequence ATGATAGACTTTACATCAACACCAATCATGTTAACTCTGATACTGGGAACAATAGGAATGTTAATTCCTGTCATAAATGTGGCAAGAAAAGAAAAAGGTTCTTCAGTTTATGGAATCATAACACTTGGTGCACTGCTTACATCAATAGGCTTTGTCATATATCAGATAATTACAAAACAAATAACCCAGTCTGCAATATTTTCATCTAATGTACTTGTAGATGACAAGTTTGGTTCATTCTTTGCAATAGCAATGCTAATTGTTGGAATAATGACGACAGTTGGTTCGTTTAACTATATGCGCAATAGGGCAAATCCTGCTGTATACTATTCTCTGATCTTGCTTTCCTCTATTGGAATGGTACTGATTGCATATTCTACTGATCTAGTCATGTTGTTTGTATCTTGGGAACTCATGAGTATTCCTACATACGTGCTTGCTGGATATCTAAAGAAAGATCCATCATCAAACGAGGCTGCTATCAAGTACTTTTTGTTTGGAGCCTTATCATCTGGAATCATAATTTATGGAATATCTATCGCGTATGGTCTAACAGGTTCTACCAACATCGAACAGGTGATTGCAGGATTTTCACATCTATCGCCTGACATGATGCCTCTTGCCATTCTTGCAGTGGGAATGTTCATTGCAGGATTTGGATTCAAGATTGGTCTTGTTCCATTCCATATGTGGTTACCCGACGCATACGAAGGTTCTCCACCTACAATCGCAGCATTGCTTGCAGCTGGTACAAAGAAAGCTGGCTTTGCAGCAGCACTGCGAGTAGTAATTATGGGCGCAATAGCTTTGAACCTCCACTGGGCATTTGCACTTGCCGTAATTGCTATAGTTACAATGACTGTAGGAAACTTGGCAGCAATAAGACAAAGAAATCTTACCCGAATGCTTGCATATTCAAGTATAGGTCAGGCCGGATACATCCTAATTGGTCTTAGTGTTGCACCAATATCTCCAATTGGAATACAAGCGTCGCTATTTCACATATTGAATCATTCTGTAATGAAAGCTGCTGCCTTTATTGCAGTTGCAGGCATAGTTACAACTCTTGGAGTTACCCATATTGAAAAGATAAAAGGTCTTGGCAAAAAAATGCCCATTACCGCATTTGGTCTTACTATATCATTACTTGCTCTAGCAGGTGTTCCACCACTTAATGGATTTTGGAGTAAATTGATGCTATTTGGTTCTGCAATAGATGCAGGGCACACTGTATCTTGGGCTCCGTATCTTGCAATAGCTGGAGTACTAAACAGTGCTCTTTCACTGGCTTATTATGGTTGGATAATACGAAAGATGTACTTTGAAGATGATGGAGAACAAAAGAGAGTCAAGGAACCAAAGTCTGTAATTACAGTGATGATATTCTCAATAATATTCATAGTTGGAATAGGTGTCTACCCAGACCCAATAATCCAATTTGCAAAATCTGCAGTTCCAATAATGAGTGGATTGCCAGCTATACACTAA
- a CDS encoding complex I subunit 4 family protein: MQFVLLQAIFLPLLLSPVAYFLGRKIGATAAALFSFGLLLYCTVLVITPALSGTSYEEHYQWTQLFGEFGLLLDGLASPFAIIIYVVSTLVALFSKPYMVSRITKVFEEKMKEKQLIGGGTEIIESTATKDHVNHQIGAYYALFLVMAMGMLGTVLATNLIEFYVFFEVMLIPAFFMLAFWGYESRRRVALLFFFWTHVGAVILLLGFLSIGLSVGSFNYADIKTHGIPPHVLGLAAVAIIVGLTVKMASFVVHMWLPHVYKASPTPLNALSSGAMLGVGAYGFFRLIIMLMPGQYEHFALALNIWGLATMIYGGVMALVQDDIRKLFAYSSISQMGYILFGIGSASALGLSGSEMLFVSHSLGKVILFMMAGAIILQVGTRSITQMGGLAGKMPITAVCSMIGALTLMGVPPTSGFMSEWTMFYGALQTAIQQGSMIRMITFGLGLVATVITMAYILWMIKRVFFGKLPEHLENTREANWYVTGPMMVLAGFSVVIGIYPDIFFNQIIPFMRGLVGV, from the coding sequence ATGCAATTCGTACTATTACAAGCTATATTCTTACCATTGCTGCTTTCACCAGTAGCATATTTCCTCGGACGTAAGATTGGTGCAACAGCTGCGGCATTGTTTAGCTTTGGATTGTTGTTATATTGCACAGTTCTGGTAATCACTCCCGCATTATCTGGAACATCATATGAGGAACACTATCAATGGACTCAGTTATTTGGTGAATTTGGTTTATTACTTGATGGTCTTGCATCCCCATTTGCAATCATCATCTATGTTGTATCTACATTGGTTGCTCTCTTCTCAAAACCATACATGGTTTCAAGAATCACTAAAGTGTTTGAAGAAAAAATGAAAGAAAAACAATTGATTGGAGGAGGAACTGAAATAATTGAATCTACAGCTACTAAAGATCATGTCAACCACCAAATTGGTGCATACTATGCACTCTTCCTTGTCATGGCAATGGGAATGCTTGGTACTGTCCTTGCAACCAATCTGATAGAATTTTATGTCTTCTTTGAGGTTATGCTTATTCCTGCATTTTTCATGTTAGCATTTTGGGGTTATGAGTCAAGAAGAAGAGTTGCATTATTGTTCTTCTTCTGGACTCATGTAGGTGCAGTAATTCTCTTACTTGGTTTTCTTTCAATTGGTCTAAGTGTTGGTAGCTTTAACTATGCTGATATCAAAACGCATGGAATTCCGCCACATGTTCTAGGACTGGCAGCAGTTGCAATAATAGTTGGTCTCACAGTAAAGATGGCCTCATTTGTAGTTCACATGTGGCTACCACATGTCTACAAGGCATCGCCTACACCACTTAATGCATTATCGTCTGGAGCAATGCTTGGAGTCGGTGCATATGGTTTCTTTAGACTGATAATAATGCTGATGCCAGGTCAGTATGAACACTTTGCTCTTGCATTGAATATCTGGGGCTTGGCCACAATGATCTATGGTGGAGTCATGGCACTAGTCCAGGATGATATTAGGAAATTGTTTGCATATTCTAGTATTAGTCAAATGGGTTACATCTTGTTTGGGATTGGCTCTGCTTCTGCACTTGGACTTTCTGGCTCCGAAATGTTGTTTGTCTCTCACAGCTTGGGTAAAGTAATTTTGTTTATGATGGCCGGTGCAATAATCTTGCAAGTAGGAACTCGAAGTATAACACAGATGGGAGGACTTGCAGGAAAAATGCCAATAACTGCAGTATGCTCTATGATTGGAGCTCTAACATTGATGGGCGTTCCACCAACAAGTGGATTCATGTCCGAATGGACCATGTTCTATGGTGCATTACAAACTGCCATCCAACAGGGTTCTATGATTAGAATGATTACATTTGGTCTGGGTCTTGTTGCAACAGTAATTACTATGGCATACATCTTGTGGATGATAAAACGAGTCTTCTTTGGAAAACTTCCAGAACATTTGGAAAATACAAGAGAAGCCAATTGGTATGTAACAGGCCCAATGATGGTTCTTGCAGGATTTAGTGTTGTTATTGGAATATATCCTGACATCTTCTTTAACCAAATAATTCCTTTCATGAGGGGACTTGTAGGAGTTTAG
- the rimI gene encoding ribosomal protein S18-alanine N-acetyltransferase, which translates to MQVALREIGNCVIRRCDLSDLIPAMEINLKTLPEHYSDYFYESLLAELPEAFLVAEIDKKLVGYIMCKIEYGFSNFKKLGFVKKGHVVSIAVLPEHRKKGIGEGLVQEAIAGVKLKKSDELYLEVRCSNNEAVRLYEKIGFVTKQRLKAYYRDGEDAYLMAIEFAY; encoded by the coding sequence ATGCAAGTAGCATTAAGAGAAATTGGAAATTGCGTAATTCGTCGATGTGACTTGTCTGATCTTATCCCTGCAATGGAGATAAACCTCAAAACATTGCCTGAACATTATTCTGATTATTTCTATGAAAGCCTACTTGCTGAATTACCTGAAGCCTTCTTAGTGGCTGAAATTGACAAGAAACTTGTTGGATATATTATGTGCAAAATTGAATATGGCTTTTCAAACTTCAAAAAACTTGGATTTGTAAAAAAGGGTCATGTCGTATCCATTGCAGTGCTTCCTGAACATAGAAAGAAAGGAATTGGAGAAGGTCTGGTCCAGGAAGCAATTGCAGGAGTAAAGTTGAAAAAATCTGATGAGCTGTATCTTGAAGTCAGATGTAGTAACAATGAGGCTGTGCGATTGTATGAAAAGATTGGATTTGTTACAAAACAGAGACTAAAGGCGTACTATCGTGATGGTGAAGACGCATATCTAATGGCAATAGAGTTTGCTTACTAG
- a CDS encoding NADH-quinone oxidoreductase subunit 5 family protein, whose product MAILPFDFSSGFGDLSVWAIWILPFVAALIIPAFGRVSKRSTGWVAVAFALASAISAVTLLPAALGNHEIHNQIPWISSIGLKAGVLADPLAVIMSNIVAWISFLIFVYSTGYMKGDKDLTRFFFWMAFFLGSMQLIVLSDNFLQLFFGWEGVGLASYALVGFWYRDKKKDHVGVEGRHVLGLVDYYSPTHSGMKAFIMTKVGDIMMLAGMFLIFAFAGTFGFRELTANTSWATAMSAQHLLIPAAVLLFGGAIGKSAQFPLNEWLLEAMTGPTAVSALIHAATMVKAGVFLVARLAPLFFALAAIGINMDQFFEVIAWVGAITALLLATQGMVHPEIKKVLAYSTGSQIGYMMMALGVAGLSKQFVDGYTAGFFHLISHAMFKASLFMAAGSLLHIVGSRFMTDMGGLRKYMKKTYVFMWAAGLGLMGAPFISTGFWSKDAIFGAVYQSGSTWAIPLFAIAVITAVITAFYTTRMIGLVFFGNKSKHVEELEKEGHHIHEAGPSMWIPYGILAVLTIGIGVMGLAFEHQIHDLFVNYLSSTFGIKSSMDIVATESQPLLGGFLEGVNPIALMASLAAFAIGFGLGYIFYIGRFVDPVKFVNSNIFFYAIHKFFLNRWYLNAIIYWAFVVAPLYAARGLYKYFENIVLEGFNVVPERTMAGGARIMQATQTGVSQSYLYIFGVGILIVVFLLLI is encoded by the coding sequence ATGGCTATCTTACCTTTTGATTTTAGTTCTGGATTTGGAGACTTGAGTGTATGGGCAATCTGGATATTGCCATTTGTAGCCGCATTGATAATACCTGCTTTTGGCCGAGTATCGAAAAGATCAACAGGCTGGGTCGCAGTAGCATTTGCTCTTGCAAGCGCAATATCTGCAGTGACTCTACTTCCAGCTGCACTTGGTAATCATGAAATTCATAACCAAATACCGTGGATTTCATCTATTGGACTCAAAGCTGGTGTCCTTGCTGATCCACTTGCAGTAATAATGAGTAACATTGTGGCATGGATTTCATTTTTGATATTTGTGTACAGTACTGGCTACATGAAAGGCGACAAGGATCTTACCAGATTCTTCTTCTGGATGGCCTTTTTCCTAGGCTCTATGCAGCTTATTGTTTTATCAGACAACTTTTTGCAACTCTTCTTTGGTTGGGAAGGAGTAGGTCTTGCATCTTATGCACTAGTAGGATTCTGGTATAGGGACAAGAAGAAGGATCATGTGGGAGTAGAGGGACGACATGTGCTCGGACTGGTAGATTATTACTCTCCAACTCATTCTGGAATGAAGGCATTCATCATGACAAAAGTAGGTGATATCATGATGCTTGCAGGAATGTTCCTTATCTTTGCATTTGCTGGAACTTTTGGATTTAGAGAACTTACCGCAAATACAAGCTGGGCTACTGCCATGTCTGCACAACACTTGCTCATTCCTGCCGCAGTGTTGTTGTTTGGTGGTGCTATAGGTAAGTCAGCACAATTCCCACTCAATGAATGGTTGCTTGAAGCAATGACTGGACCTACTGCTGTATCCGCACTCATTCACGCTGCAACCATGGTAAAAGCTGGTGTATTCTTGGTGGCACGTCTTGCTCCACTCTTCTTTGCACTTGCTGCAATTGGAATAAACATGGATCAATTCTTTGAAGTAATAGCCTGGGTTGGAGCCATAACTGCACTCTTGCTTGCTACTCAAGGAATGGTACATCCTGAAATAAAGAAAGTTCTTGCATATTCTACTGGATCACAGATAGGCTATATGATGATGGCTCTTGGTGTAGCAGGTCTGTCTAAACAATTTGTTGATGGTTATACTGCTGGATTCTTCCACTTGATTTCACATGCTATGTTCAAAGCTTCTTTGTTCATGGCAGCTGGTTCTCTGTTACACATTGTAGGTTCTAGATTCATGACTGATATGGGTGGTCTTAGAAAGTACATGAAAAAGACATATGTATTCATGTGGGCAGCAGGACTTGGATTGATGGGAGCCCCGTTCATATCTACTGGATTTTGGAGTAAGGATGCAATCTTTGGTGCCGTGTATCAGTCTGGTAGCACTTGGGCAATTCCATTGTTTGCAATAGCAGTTATTACTGCTGTAATTACCGCATTCTATACAACTAGAATGATAGGTTTGGTATTCTTTGGTAACAAGAGTAAACATGTAGAAGAATTAGAAAAAGAAGGGCATCACATACACGAAGCTGGCCCATCAATGTGGATTCCATATGGAATACTTGCTGTACTCACAATTGGAATTGGTGTTATGGGTCTTGCATTTGAACACCAAATTCATGATCTATTTGTCAACTACTTGAGCTCTACATTTGGAATCAAATCAAGTATGGATATAGTTGCTACTGAATCTCAACCATTACTTGGAGGATTCTTGGAAGGTGTTAATCCAATAGCTTTGATGGCTTCGCTTGCTGCATTTGCAATTGGATTTGGACTAGGATACATATTCTACATTGGAAGATTTGTCGATCCTGTTAAATTTGTAAATTCAAATATTTTCTTTTATGCAATTCATAAATTCTTCCTAAATAGATGGTATCTTAACGCAATAATCTATTGGGCATTTGTGGTAGCTCCACTATATGCTGCTCGTGGTCTTTACAAATACTTTGAAAATATCGTGTTGGAGGGATTCAACGTGGTTCCTGAGAGGACTATGGCAGGTGGAGCAAGAATAATGCAAGCAACACAGACCGGAGTCTCACAATCTTATCTATACATATTTGGAGTAGGTATACTAATCGTAGTATTCCTGTTGTTAATTTAG